In Arthrobacter burdickii, one DNA window encodes the following:
- a CDS encoding DUF3817 domain-containing protein, with translation MKAVPTVTEPALDPAGTGRTPSKGKPKRRFGGTHAQIRSALTFYKVLAYATGIMLLLVVVEMVAKYGFDSEIVAGGGAPLQFLPEVVAETAGGLNLSTAVLIVHGWLYVVYLIADFRLWQFMRWPFSRFVLIALGGVVPLLSFIVEKRIHRQAEDDLAAHPEAAPRY, from the coding sequence ATGAAAGCGGTGCCCACCGTGACTGAGCCAGCCCTTGACCCTGCCGGAACCGGCCGCACGCCGTCGAAGGGGAAGCCGAAGCGGCGGTTCGGCGGCACCCATGCGCAGATCCGGTCGGCACTGACGTTCTACAAGGTGCTCGCGTACGCCACCGGCATCATGCTGCTGCTCGTCGTCGTCGAGATGGTCGCGAAGTACGGCTTTGACTCGGAGATCGTCGCGGGCGGCGGTGCCCCCCTCCAGTTCCTGCCCGAGGTGGTTGCGGAGACGGCCGGCGGCCTCAACCTGTCGACGGCGGTGCTGATCGTGCACGGGTGGCTGTACGTGGTCTACCTCATCGCCGATTTCCGGCTCTGGCAGTTCATGCGCTGGCCGTTCAGCCGCTTCGTCCTCATCGCGCTCGGCGGCGTGGTGCCGCTGCTGTCGTTCATCGTCGAGAAGCGGATCCACCGCCAGGCCGAGGACGACCTCGCGGCGCACCCCGAGGCCGCGCCCCGTTACTGA